From Klebsiella electrica, the proteins below share one genomic window:
- the aceB gene encoding malate synthase A: MTQQATMTDELAFSRPYGEQEKQILTPEAVEFLTELVSRFTPERNKLLAARIQQQQAIDAGRLPDFISETASIRNGDWTIRGIPADLQDRRVEITGPVERKMVINALNANVKVFMADFEDSLAPDWNKVIDGQINLRDAVNGTISYTNEAGKIYQLKPDPAVLVCRVRGLHLPEKHVTWRGESIPGSLFDFALYFFHNYQKLLAKGSGPYFYLPKTQAWQEAAWWSDVFSYTEDRFELPRGTIKATLLIETLPAVFQMDEILHALRDHIVGLNCGRWDYIFSYIKTLKNHGDRVLPDRQVVTMDKPFLSAYSRLLIKTCHKRGAFAMGGMAAFIPSKDAERNRQVLAKVTADKELEAKNGHDGTWVAHPGLADTAMAVFNQLLGERPNQLYVSREEDAPITAEQLLAPCEGERTEAGMRANIRVAVQYIEAWISGNGCVPIYGLMEDAATAEISRTSIWQWIHHQKTLSDGTPVTKTLFRQWLAEELMVIQEELGEHRYSSGRFDDAARLMEQITTSEELIDFLTLPGYRLLA, encoded by the coding sequence ATGACGCAACAGGCGACAATGACTGACGAACTGGCCTTCAGCCGGCCATATGGCGAGCAGGAGAAGCAGATTTTAACGCCTGAGGCGGTGGAGTTTCTGACGGAACTGGTGAGCCGCTTCACGCCTGAGCGCAATAAACTACTGGCGGCACGTATTCAGCAACAGCAGGCGATTGACGCCGGAAGACTGCCTGATTTTATTTCGGAAACTGCTTCCATTAGAAATGGCGACTGGACGATTCGCGGTATTCCCGCCGATTTACAGGATCGTCGGGTGGAAATCACCGGGCCGGTAGAGCGTAAAATGGTGATTAACGCCCTCAATGCCAACGTGAAAGTCTTTATGGCAGATTTTGAAGACTCGCTGGCGCCGGACTGGAACAAAGTTATTGATGGCCAGATTAACCTGCGCGATGCGGTGAATGGCACCATCAGCTACACCAATGAAGCCGGAAAGATTTACCAGCTGAAGCCCGATCCGGCGGTACTGGTATGCCGCGTACGCGGCCTGCATCTGCCAGAAAAACATGTTACGTGGCGCGGCGAATCGATTCCCGGCAGCCTGTTTGATTTCGCGCTCTATTTTTTCCACAACTACCAAAAGCTGCTGGCAAAAGGCAGCGGTCCTTACTTCTACCTGCCGAAAACTCAGGCCTGGCAGGAAGCGGCATGGTGGAGCGATGTCTTCAGCTACACCGAAGACCGCTTTGAACTGCCGCGCGGCACGATCAAGGCCACGCTGTTAATTGAAACACTGCCAGCGGTGTTCCAGATGGATGAAATTCTGCATGCGCTGCGGGACCATATCGTGGGCCTGAACTGCGGGCGCTGGGATTACATTTTCAGCTATATCAAAACGTTAAAAAACCATGGCGACCGCGTCTTACCCGACCGCCAGGTTGTCACCATGGATAAACCGTTCCTCAGCGCCTATTCGCGTCTGTTGATTAAGACCTGCCATAAACGCGGCGCGTTCGCGATGGGGGGGATGGCGGCATTTATCCCCAGCAAAGATGCTGAGCGTAACCGCCAGGTCCTCGCGAAAGTCACCGCCGATAAAGAACTGGAGGCGAAAAACGGCCACGACGGTACCTGGGTCGCGCATCCGGGGCTGGCGGATACCGCCATGGCGGTTTTCAACCAGCTATTGGGCGAACGTCCCAACCAGCTGTACGTCAGCCGGGAAGAAGATGCGCCGATAACCGCCGAACAGCTGCTGGCGCCCTGTGAGGGCGAACGCACAGAAGCAGGGATGCGCGCCAATATTCGCGTCGCGGTGCAGTACATCGAAGCCTGGATCTCCGGCAATGGCTGCGTCCCGATTTACGGTCTGATGGAAGATGCGGCGACCGCCGAAATTTCGCGAACCTCCATCTGGCAATGGATTCACCATCAGAAAACCCTCAGTGACGGCACACCGGTCACCAAGACGCTGTTCCGTCAGTGGCTGGCGGAAGAACTGATGGTGATTCAGGAGGAGCTTGGCGAACACCGCTACAGCAGCGGGCGTTTTGACGATGCCGCGCGCCTGATGGAACAGATCACCACCTCAGAGGAGTTAATCGACTTCCTGACGCTGCCGGGCTACCGCCTGCTGGCGTAA